In Aestuariibaculum lutulentum, one DNA window encodes the following:
- the ade gene encoding adenine deaminase gives MTVVQGQIVDILNQRIFKGEVTITDGKISSIEAKDHDVNHYILPGFVDAHIHIESSMLVPSEFAQLAVTHGTVATVSDPHEIANVLGVEGVEFMIENGKQVPFKFNFGAPSCVPATTFESAGAVIDSDDIKALLENPDIKYLAEMMNYPGVLFDDDEVMKKLSWAKHYNKPIDGHAPGLRGDAVTKYINAGITTDHECFTYEEALEKLQKGMKILIREGSAAKNFEALIGLASERYQNMMFCSDDKHPDDLLIDHINKLCARAVAKGVGVFKVLQMACINPVKHYNLNVGLLNVGDAADCIVVEDLKDFKTIQTYVDGELVFDNGTSLIKSVAFENLNNFNCDKKSIEDFKVESSAKQIRVIEALEEQLVTNELIEEAKVVDGNLVSNVEKDILKMTVVNRYKNQSPAMAFIKNFGLKEGAIASSVGHDSHNIIAVGVSDEAICKAVNLLIENKGGICAVSDNEEQVLPLPVAGIISDGDGKTVGEAYAKLDAMAKDLGSTLYAPYMTLSFMALLVIPSLKLSDKGLFDGTNFKFTTLEVN, from the coding sequence ATGACTGTAGTACAAGGACAAATTGTCGATATATTAAATCAGCGAATTTTTAAAGGTGAAGTTACTATTACAGATGGGAAAATTTCATCTATTGAAGCAAAGGACCATGATGTGAATCATTATATTCTTCCGGGATTTGTCGATGCGCATATACATATCGAAAGTTCTATGTTGGTGCCAAGTGAATTTGCCCAATTGGCTGTGACTCATGGTACAGTAGCTACAGTTTCCGATCCGCATGAAATAGCCAATGTTCTTGGTGTTGAAGGTGTAGAGTTTATGATTGAAAACGGAAAACAAGTGCCATTTAAATTCAATTTTGGAGCGCCTTCCTGTGTACCTGCTACTACTTTTGAATCGGCTGGAGCTGTAATTGATTCCGATGATATTAAGGCCTTACTTGAAAACCCGGATATTAAATATCTGGCGGAAATGATGAATTATCCAGGCGTTTTGTTTGATGATGACGAAGTCATGAAAAAATTGTCCTGGGCTAAACATTATAATAAACCTATTGATGGTCATGCACCCGGTTTGCGAGGTGATGCTGTTACAAAATATATTAACGCAGGCATAACTACGGATCATGAGTGTTTTACATATGAAGAGGCTTTAGAGAAGCTGCAAAAAGGGATGAAAATTTTAATTCGGGAGGGTAGTGCAGCGAAAAACTTTGAAGCTTTAATCGGTTTGGCTTCAGAACGTTATCAAAATATGATGTTTTGCAGTGATGATAAACACCCTGATGATTTGTTAATCGACCATATAAATAAGCTTTGTGCACGTGCTGTAGCAAAAGGTGTTGGCGTGTTTAAAGTGTTACAGATGGCTTGTATTAATCCGGTGAAACATTATAATTTAAATGTCGGGTTGTTGAATGTTGGTGATGCTGCCGATTGTATTGTAGTTGAAGATTTAAAAGATTTTAAAACCATTCAAACCTATGTGGATGGCGAGTTGGTTTTCGATAATGGAACATCTTTAATTAAATCGGTAGCCTTCGAAAATCTGAATAATTTCAATTGTGATAAAAAATCAATTGAAGATTTTAAAGTAGAATCTTCTGCGAAGCAAATTCGAGTTATTGAAGCATTGGAAGAGCAGTTGGTTACCAATGAGCTAATTGAAGAAGCCAAGGTTGTTGATGGAAATCTTGTGTCGAACGTTGAAAAGGATATTCTAAAAATGACCGTGGTTAACCGATATAAAAACCAGAGCCCAGCGATGGCGTTTATTAAAAATTTCGGATTGAAAGAAGGAGCAATTGCATCTTCAGTCGGGCACGATTCTCATAATATCATTGCGGTAGGCGTTTCCGATGAAGCGATTTGTAAAGCTGTGAATTTATTAATTGAAAATAAAGGAGGTATATGTGCCGTATCAGATAATGAAGAACAGGTTTTACCTTTACCTGTGGCTGGAATTATAAGTGACGGAGATGGAAAAACTGTTGGAGAAGCTTATGCAAAACTCGATGCTATGGCTAAAGATTTGGGTAGTACGTTGTATGCGCCCTATATGACTTTGTCTTTTATGGCTTTACTTGTTATTCCATCATTGAAATTGAGCGATAAAGGGTTGTTTGATGGAACGAATTTTAAATTTACTACATTAGAAGTTAATTAA
- a CDS encoding YheT family hydrolase, with product MPVLHSTYSPSFVFRNGFVSTVYSGLIRSVKLEQERKRIELRDGDFLDLDWSYASAKSDKLILCFHGLEGNGQRPYLTATAKLFNENHADAICVNFRGCSGEDNLKFRSYHSGATEDLEDVLEHVFSLNIYSEIYLYGISLGANLILKYLGERNDVPEQIKAAVAVSVPADLNGSCKELLKPKNRPYANRFLNHLKKKLLNKAIKYPNDLSFEEFCTINTLRDFDEVYTAKAHGFRDASDYYEKSSCLQFLPNIKTKTLIINALNDSFLSPECYPVKEAKQNPNLFLEMPKNGGHVGFIDKRNVYYNEKRALEFVFNS from the coding sequence ATGCCGGTATTACATAGTACATATAGTCCATCGTTTGTTTTTAGAAACGGATTTGTTTCTACCGTTTATTCTGGGTTAATTCGTTCGGTAAAACTTGAGCAGGAACGCAAGCGTATTGAACTTAGAGATGGAGACTTTTTAGATTTAGACTGGAGTTATGCTTCAGCTAAGTCAGATAAACTTATTTTGTGTTTTCACGGTTTGGAAGGTAATGGGCAACGCCCGTATCTTACCGCAACGGCAAAGCTGTTTAATGAGAATCATGCCGATGCCATTTGTGTGAATTTCAGAGGGTGTAGTGGCGAAGATAATTTAAAATTCAGAAGTTATCATTCAGGTGCTACTGAAGATCTGGAAGATGTGCTTGAGCATGTTTTTAGTCTGAATATATATTCTGAAATTTATTTATACGGTATTAGTCTTGGGGCCAATCTTATTCTAAAATATTTAGGAGAACGCAACGATGTGCCTGAGCAGATAAAAGCTGCAGTGGCCGTGTCGGTTCCGGCAGATTTAAATGGTTCCTGCAAGGAATTGTTAAAACCTAAAAACCGCCCTTATGCGAATCGGTTCTTAAATCATTTAAAGAAAAAGTTGTTGAATAAAGCGATAAAATATCCGAATGATTTATCGTTTGAAGAATTTTGTACCATCAACACGTTACGTGATTTTGATGAGGTATATACCGCAAAAGCTCACGGATTTAGAGATGCTTCTGATTATTACGAGAAAAGTAGTTGCTTACAGTTTCTTCCTAATATAAAAACAAAAACACTTATCATTAATGCACTTAACGATTCTTTTTTGTCGCCTGAATGTTATCCTGTAAAGGAGGCAAAACAAAATCCGAATCTGTTTTTAGAAATGCCAAAAAATGGTGGACATGTTGGTTTTATTGATAAACGCAATGTATATTACAATGAAAAACGGGCTTTAGAGTTTGTTTTTAATTCTTAA
- a CDS encoding (2Fe-2S)-binding protein, with translation MPEYKLRINGTSYSVDVDSDTPLLWVLRDELNLLGTKFGCGIGQCGACTVHFQGAAVRSCLIEVSTIGISEITTIEGLSEDGDHPVQKAWLEHDVPQCGYCQSGQIMNAAALLIENPKPTDKDIDNAMSGNICRCGTYVRIKQAIKTASNQ, from the coding sequence ATGCCTGAGTATAAATTACGCATTAACGGTACTTCCTATAGTGTGGATGTAGATAGCGATACCCCGTTACTTTGGGTATTACGAGATGAGTTGAATCTTCTTGGAACGAAATTCGGATGCGGTATTGGCCAATGTGGCGCGTGTACGGTACATTTTCAAGGTGCTGCCGTGCGAAGTTGCTTGATAGAGGTGTCTACCATTGGTATTTCTGAAATTACAACCATTGAAGGTTTGTCTGAAGATGGTGATCATCCGGTGCAAAAGGCGTGGTTAGAACACGATGTACCGCAGTGTGGCTACTGCCAAAGCGGACAAATAATGAATGCTGCTGCGCTGTTAATCGAAAATCCGAAGCCTACAGATAAAGATATTGATAATGCCATGAGCGGAAATATTTGCCGTTGTGGTACCTACGTAAGAATCAAGCAAGCCATTAAAACGGCATCTAATCAATAA
- the tilS gene encoding tRNA lysidine(34) synthetase TilS encodes MLKEFQDHIESRLSFLKESKLLIAISGGIDSVVLTQLCVKSNLNIALAHCNFNLRGDESDADEDFVLQLAEDLELEVFVESFDTKAYAEENKRSIQMAARELRYNWFTELSEQLKFDYVLTAHHADDNLETFLINFTRGTGLEGLTGIPEVNDIFVRPLLPFSNEQIAGYAKSNKIKWRDDSSNKSTKYLRNKLRHDVIPILKEINPSLLQSFQNTLSNLNDTSRIVEDAIEKFQKEAIEDVSNQHIKYKVEAFKKLAEPKAYLYEIFKDYGFTQWDDILNLLSAQPGKYVASATHRLIKDRDVLILTNSFSDEIYEEYIEVLDTNTTLKIPNGFLEFSEVDTIDTQHHENCIYIDKALLHSPLTIRQKKQGDAFSPLGMKGKKKKLSKYFKDEKFSLVDKENTWLFCSDDNIVWVIGKRADDRFKVTDKTKHILKIELIQ; translated from the coding sequence ATGCTTAAAGAATTTCAAGACCATATAGAATCTCGTTTATCGTTCTTAAAGGAGAGTAAATTGCTCATTGCCATTTCCGGCGGAATTGATAGCGTGGTGTTAACACAGCTTTGTGTAAAGTCTAACCTGAATATAGCGCTGGCCCATTGTAATTTTAATTTACGAGGAGATGAAAGTGATGCCGATGAAGATTTTGTGTTGCAACTGGCAGAAGATTTAGAATTGGAAGTTTTTGTAGAAAGTTTTGATACCAAGGCTTACGCCGAAGAAAACAAGCGTTCTATACAAATGGCGGCTCGCGAGTTAAGGTATAATTGGTTTACTGAATTGTCAGAGCAGTTAAAATTTGATTATGTGCTAACAGCCCATCATGCCGATGATAACTTAGAAACCTTTTTAATCAATTTTACGCGAGGTACAGGTTTGGAAGGTCTAACTGGAATTCCGGAGGTAAACGACATTTTCGTGCGTCCGTTATTGCCTTTTTCAAACGAACAGATTGCCGGTTATGCAAAAAGCAATAAGATTAAATGGCGGGACGATAGCAGTAATAAATCCACTAAATATTTAAGAAATAAATTGCGTCACGATGTGATTCCAATTCTTAAGGAGATTAACCCAAGTTTATTGCAGAGTTTTCAGAATACACTAAGTAATTTAAATGATACGTCGCGTATTGTTGAAGATGCAATCGAAAAATTTCAGAAGGAGGCTATTGAAGATGTTTCCAATCAGCATATAAAATATAAAGTTGAAGCCTTTAAAAAACTAGCAGAACCCAAAGCGTATTTGTATGAAATTTTTAAAGATTACGGATTCACCCAATGGGATGATATTTTAAATTTACTTTCGGCGCAGCCCGGAAAATATGTCGCTTCGGCAACACATCGATTAATTAAGGATCGCGATGTTTTAATTCTAACCAATAGTTTTTCAGATGAAATTTACGAAGAATATATAGAGGTTTTAGATACGAATACAACTTTGAAAATCCCTAATGGATTTCTGGAGTTTTCTGAAGTCGATACGATAGATACGCAACATCATGAGAACTGCATTTATATAGACAAAGCGTTACTGCATAGTCCGCTTACTATCCGTCAGAAAAAACAAGGTGATGCTTTTTCTCCTTTAGGGATGAAAGGCAAAAAGAAAAAGTTGAGTAAATATTTTAAGGACGAGAAGTTTTCGTTAGTGGATAAAGAAAATACCTGGTTGTTTTGTAGTGATGATAATATTGTCTGGGTAATTGGCAAGCGTGCTGACGACCGATTTAAAGTCACCGATAAGACGAAACATATTTTAAAAATAGAATTAATTCAATAA